One segment of Streptomyces bathyalis DNA contains the following:
- a CDS encoding LacI family DNA-binding transcriptional regulator — protein MAAPHTAGERAGRGGSRGERVTISDIAREAGVSVPTVSKVLNGHAHVAAGTRSKVERLLAKHQYARRAKRREGQARLVDLVFNNLDSEWSVEIIRGVEGVAHESGLGTVVSAIHGETTEERRWLDNLTARWSDGIILAVTELRPAHAEQIRALGIPMVIIDPVGQPDPHVASVGATNWNGALTATEHLISLGHERIGLIGGRPELQCSRARLDGYRSAMQSAGLPVDDALIAEGDFYAPRGEQAARELLSLPHPPTAIFAGNDQQALGVYRTAGQLGLRVPDDLSVVGFDDLPAAGLSSPPLTTIRQPVAQMAAQAMRMLLRYLETGSFETRRLELSTELVVRDSTAPPRRR, from the coding sequence GTGGCCGCACCGCACACGGCAGGCGAGCGCGCGGGACGCGGGGGAAGTCGCGGCGAACGCGTCACCATCAGCGACATCGCCCGCGAAGCCGGCGTCTCCGTCCCCACCGTCTCCAAGGTGCTCAACGGGCACGCGCACGTTGCCGCCGGGACGCGCAGCAAGGTCGAACGGCTGCTGGCCAAGCACCAGTACGCGCGCCGCGCCAAGCGCCGCGAGGGTCAGGCGCGGCTCGTCGACCTCGTCTTCAACAACCTCGACAGCGAGTGGTCCGTGGAGATCATCCGTGGCGTCGAGGGCGTCGCGCACGAGTCGGGACTCGGCACCGTCGTCTCCGCCATCCACGGGGAGACGACCGAGGAACGGCGGTGGCTGGACAACCTCACCGCGCGCTGGTCGGACGGAATCATCCTCGCCGTCACCGAACTCAGGCCCGCACACGCGGAACAGATCCGTGCGCTCGGCATCCCCATGGTCATCATCGACCCGGTCGGCCAGCCCGACCCCCACGTCGCCTCCGTCGGTGCGACCAACTGGAACGGCGCGCTCACCGCCACCGAGCATCTGATCTCGCTGGGGCACGAGCGCATCGGTCTCATCGGCGGCCGGCCCGAGTTGCAGTGCAGCCGGGCACGGCTGGACGGCTACCGCTCGGCGATGCAGTCGGCGGGCCTGCCGGTCGACGACGCGCTCATCGCCGAGGGCGACTTCTACGCACCGCGCGGCGAGCAGGCGGCACGCGAACTGCTCTCCCTGCCGCACCCGCCCACCGCGATCTTCGCGGGCAACGACCAGCAGGCTCTGGGCGTGTACCGGACGGCCGGGCAGCTCGGGCTGCGCGTCCCGGACGACCTGAGCGTGGTCGGGTTCGACGACCTGCCCGCCGCGGGCCTGTCCTCACCGCCGCTGACCACCATCCGGCAGCCCGTGGCGCAGATGGCGGCGCAGGCGATGCGGATGCTGCTGCGCTATCTGGAGACCGGCTCCTTCGAGACGCGCCGGCTGGAGCTGTCCACGGAACTGGTCGTACGTGACAGCACGGCTCCTCCGCGACGGCGCTGA